From Bradyrhizobium symbiodeficiens, the proteins below share one genomic window:
- a CDS encoding helix-turn-helix domain-containing protein, which produces MKQRSAGKPDIELGKRIRLRRVEMKISQAELGEKLGVSFQQVQKYEKGVNRVGAARLQQIATALDVPVTFFYDGDNKAREVESLLFLDSAFSLRLLRAYSKIKDQTVQRQLVSLMESIAANEA; this is translated from the coding sequence ATGAAGCAGCGCAGTGCCGGCAAGCCGGACATCGAGCTGGGCAAACGGATCCGTCTGCGGCGTGTCGAGATGAAGATCTCGCAGGCCGAACTCGGCGAGAAGCTCGGCGTCAGTTTCCAGCAGGTCCAGAAATACGAGAAGGGCGTCAATCGCGTCGGCGCGGCTCGGCTTCAGCAGATCGCCACCGCTCTCGATGTGCCCGTGACCTTCTTCTACGACGGCGACAACAAGGCCCGCGAAGTCGAGAGCCTCCTGTTCCTTGATAGCGCGTTCAGCCTCCGCCTGCTGCGCGCCTACAGCAAGATCAAGGATCAGACGGTGCAACGTCAGCTCGTCTCGCTGATGGAATCGATCGCGGCGAACGAAGCCTGA